In the genome of Manis javanica isolate MJ-LG chromosome 17, MJ_LKY, whole genome shotgun sequence, one region contains:
- the LOC108385576 gene encoding cytoplasmic tRNA 2-thiolation protein 1: MPAPQCASCHAARAALRRPRSGQALCGACFCTAFEAEVLHTVLAGRLLPPGAVVAVGASGGKDSTVLAHVLRALAPRLGVSLQLVAVDEGIGGYRDAALAAVRRQAARWELPLTVVAYADLFGGWTMDAVARSTAGSGRSRACCTFCGVLRRRALEEGARLVGATHIVTGHNADDMAETVLMNFLRGDAGRLARGGGLGSRGEGGALPRCRPLQLASQKEVVLYAHFRRLDYFSEECVYAPEAFRGHARELLKLLEAARPSAALDLVHSAERLALAPSARPPAPGACSRCGALASRALCQACALLDGLARGRPRLAIGKGRRGLDEAAPPPRDAGPAAGAEQGGE, translated from the exons ATGCCCGCCCCGCAGTGCGCCTCCTGCCACGCGGCCCGCGCCGCCCTCCGCCGCCCGCGCTCCGGTCAAGCCCTGTGCGGCGCCTGCTTCTGCACCGCCTTCGAGGCCGAGGTGCTGCACACGGTGCTGGCGGGCCGCCTGCTGCCGCCCGGCGCCGTGGTGGCCGTGGGCGCCTCGGGCGGCAAGGACTCCACGGTGCTGGCGCACGTGCTGCGCGCGCTGGCGCCGCGCCTGGGGGTGTCGCTGCAGCTGGTGGCGGTGGACGAGGGCATCGGCGGCTACCGGGACGCGGCGCTGGCGGCCGTGCGGCGCCAGGCGGCGCGCTGGGAGCTCCCGCTCACCGTGGTGGCCTACGCAGACCTCTTCGGCGGCTGGACGATGGACGCCGTGGCCCGCAGCACCGCCGGCTCCGGCCGCAGCCGCGCCTGCTGCACCTTCTGCGGGGTGCTGCGCCGCCGCGCGCTGGAGGAGGGGGCGCGCCTCGTGGGAGCCACGCACATCGTGACGG GCCACAACGCGGACGACATGGCGGAGACCGTGCTCATGAACTTCCTGCGCGGCGACGCGGGCCGCCTGGCCCGGGGCGGGGGCCTGGGCTCGCGGGGCGAGGGGGGCGCCCTGCCGCGCTGCCGCCCGCTGCAGCTGGCCTCGCAGAAGGAGGTGGTGCTGTACGCGCACTTCCGCCGCCTCGACTACTTCTCCGAGGAGTGCGTGTACGCGCCCGAGGCCTTCCGCGGCCACGCGCGCGAGCTGCTCAAGCTGCTGGAGGCGGCGCGGCCGTCGGCGGCGCTGGACCTGGTGCACTCGGCCGAGCGCCTGGCGCTCGCCCCGTCCGCGCGGCCCCCGGCCCCCGGCGCCTGCTCCCGCTGCGGGGCGCTGGCCAGCCGCGCGCTCTGCCAGGCCTGCGCGCTGCTGGACGGCCTGGCCCGCGGCCGGCCCCGCCTGGCCATCGGCAAGGGCCGCCGGGGCCTGGACGAGGCGGCACCGCCGCCCAGAGACGCGGGCCCTGCCGCGGGTGCAGAGCAGGGCGGCGAGTAA